The Novosphingobium terrae genome has a window encoding:
- the egtD gene encoding L-histidine N(alpha)-methyltransferase — protein sequence MPDLIEALSPLPAFQIQPDPPSPFLEALIEGLSKPDKAIPCRFLYDEAGSKLFDDICLLPEYYPTRTETALLRAHAAQMARRIGAGVRFIELGAGSGGKAEFVLDALHAQGLPPAAYVCLDISPVPLAATAEAIEQRYPGLPVTAVCGNYLGELDLPASQARDLCFFPGSTIGNFERPEARDFLAHWRQRLSPDAMMLIGVDLKKDIPTLERAYDDAQGVTAQFSLNVLARANRELGADFDTSRFHHRARYMEDPGHIEISLVSQEAQSVTVGDNLFHFAAGEAVHIENSHKYSVSEFAALSASAGFDVDTVWTDPRRWFSLHLLRARG from the coding sequence ATGCCCGATCTGATCGAAGCCCTTTCCCCCTTACCCGCTTTCCAGATCCAGCCCGACCCGCCATCGCCCTTTCTCGAAGCCCTGATCGAAGGGCTTTCCAAGCCAGACAAGGCGATCCCCTGCCGCTTCCTTTATGATGAGGCAGGATCGAAGCTGTTCGACGACATCTGCCTGTTGCCCGAATATTACCCCACCCGCACCGAAACGGCGCTGCTGCGCGCTCATGCCGCGCAGATGGCACGGCGCATCGGCGCGGGCGTGCGCTTTATCGAACTGGGCGCGGGATCGGGCGGCAAGGCGGAGTTTGTGCTTGATGCGCTGCATGCGCAGGGCCTGCCGCCTGCGGCCTATGTCTGCCTCGACATTTCGCCCGTGCCGCTGGCCGCCACGGCAGAGGCCATCGAGCAGCGCTATCCGGGCCTGCCCGTCACGGCGGTCTGCGGCAATTATCTGGGCGAACTGGACCTGCCGGCCTCGCAGGCGCGCGACCTCTGCTTCTTCCCCGGATCGACCATCGGCAATTTCGAGCGGCCCGAGGCGCGCGATTTCCTCGCTCATTGGCGGCAGAGATTGTCGCCTGATGCAATGATGCTGATCGGCGTGGACCTGAAAAAGGACATCCCCACGCTGGAACGCGCCTATGACGATGCGCAGGGCGTCACCGCGCAATTCAGCCTCAATGTGCTGGCGCGCGCCAACCGCGAGCTGGGCGCCGATTTCGACACCTCCCGCTTCCACCATCGCGCGCGTTACATGGAAGACCCCGGCCATATCGAAATCTCGCTGGTCAGCCAGGAAGCGCAGAGCGTGACGGTGGGGGACAACCTGTTCCATTTCGCAGCCGGTGAGGCGGTGCATATCGAAAATTCCCACAAATACAGTGTGAGCGAATTCGCCGCTTTGTCGGCCAGCGCGGGCTTCGATGTCGATACCGTCTGGACCGATCCACGGCGCTGGTTCAGCCTTCACCTCCTGCGCGCACGGGGCTGA
- a CDS encoding MFS transporter: MAVAALSTVVEWYDFTLYLYFATILSRSFFGPGAQALGETLAGFAIAYLMRPLGAMVFGHFGDRHGRRQTLLLSMALMTLAMLLTACLPTRAQAGPIAGGLLLGLRCLMGFSVGGEYTGVVTYLLEGAPEHRRGLIGSLAAAASEVGGLLAVAVCALTAGAMDQASLDAWGWRIPFLIGSALAGTVWLARSSLPEPPLFEAQRHKSDASPLRHALRHERSGIARGFAISALGSITYYVGITYVPAYLQSVGWREESTALGLSTLAAVVVIAVTPLVGALSDRLGRKPVLLALCAGSVVLPAAMFALMAGGDAVTAAAGACVLAALAGGVSAVGAVATAEQFSTTSRLSGLALGATSATALFGGAAPYAAHALLGATHWAAAPGALIAVVALGVAPVLLRAPETAPVETPSLAPAS; encoded by the coding sequence ATGGCGGTGGCGGCGCTCTCCACCGTGGTGGAGTGGTATGATTTCACGCTCTATCTCTATTTCGCCACGATCCTCTCACGCAGCTTCTTCGGCCCCGGCGCTCAGGCTCTGGGCGAGACTCTGGCTGGTTTTGCCATCGCCTATCTGATGCGACCCTTGGGCGCGATGGTCTTCGGCCATTTCGGAGACCGGCACGGGCGGCGCCAAACCCTGCTGCTCTCCATGGCGCTGATGACTCTGGCCATGCTGCTGACCGCCTGCCTGCCCACGCGCGCTCAGGCCGGGCCCATCGCGGGCGGGCTGCTGCTGGGCCTGCGCTGCCTGATGGGCTTCAGCGTGGGCGGCGAATACACCGGCGTCGTCACCTATCTTCTGGAGGGCGCGCCCGAACATCGCCGAGGCCTGATCGGCTCGCTGGCGGCGGCGGCCAGCGAGGTGGGCGGATTGCTGGCCGTGGCGGTATGCGCCTTGACGGCAGGCGCGATGGATCAGGCCAGCCTCGACGCATGGGGCTGGCGCATTCCCTTTCTGATCGGCAGCGCTCTGGCGGGCACGGTCTGGCTGGCGCGATCTTCCCTGCCCGAACCGCCCCTGTTCGAGGCGCAGCGCCACAAGAGCGATGCCTCCCCCCTGCGCCACGCCCTGCGCCATGAGCGCTCCGGCATCGCGCGGGGCTTCGCCATTTCCGCCCTCGGCTCGATCACCTATTACGTGGGCATCACCTATGTCCCGGCCTATCTGCAGAGCGTGGGTTGGCGCGAGGAAAGCACCGCGCTGGGCCTCTCCACCCTCGCCGCCGTGGTGGTGATCGCGGTGACGCCGCTGGTCGGCGCCCTGTCGGACAGACTTGGCCGCAAGCCGGTGCTGCTGGCGCTCTGCGCGGGCAGCGTGGTGCTGCCGGCCGCCATGTTCGCGCTGATGGCGGGCGGCGATGCCGTCACCGCAGCGGCGGGCGCCTGCGTGCTGGCCGCTCTGGCGGGCGGGGTGAGCGCCGTGGGCGCCGTGGCCACCGCCGAGCAATTCTCCACCACCAGCAGGCTGAGCGGCCTTGCTCTGGGCGCCACCAGCGCCACCGCCCTGTTTGGCGGCGCGGCGCCCTATGCCGCCCATGCCCTGCTGGGCGCCACCCATTGGGCCGCCGCGCCCGGAGCCCTGATCGCCGTGGTGGCGCTGGGCGTCGCCCCGGTGCTGTTGCGCGCGCCGGAAACCGCCCCTGTGGAAACGCCGAGTCTGGCGCCAGCATCATGA
- a CDS encoding SpoIIAA family protein: MLSETPGTGDLPQDVIALSITGRLEKADIEKAMALLDAAFARGGKVHLFVEVRDFTGMPADAWLSDLRHGLRYLTKLHQFGRVAIVSDQSWVRAASRIESALLPFVTYHVYRPEQRDHALAWARGEVSDPQPPALQVVEDGQGIITIEINGRITPQTVDALAEQIARFSGEGRSLRLLARVRHYEGFDPALLIDPKYVELKLSLLRRVARYALVGGPDWMARIAALADPLLTMDLRHFPIEEEDAARSWLLEMNGKV; the protein is encoded by the coding sequence ATGCTGAGCGAAACCCCCGGAACCGGCGATCTGCCTCAGGATGTGATTGCCCTCTCCATCACGGGGCGGCTGGAGAAGGCGGATATCGAGAAGGCGATGGCCCTGCTCGATGCCGCTTTCGCGCGGGGTGGCAAGGTGCATCTCTTTGTGGAGGTGCGTGACTTCACCGGCATGCCGGCGGACGCATGGCTGAGCGATCTGCGCCATGGCCTGCGCTATCTCACCAAATTGCATCAGTTCGGGCGGGTGGCGATTGTCAGCGATCAGAGCTGGGTGCGTGCGGCCTCACGCATCGAAAGCGCGCTGCTGCCCTTTGTGACTTATCACGTCTACCGCCCCGAGCAGCGCGACCATGCGCTGGCCTGGGCGCGCGGTGAGGTCAGCGATCCCCAGCCGCCCGCCTTGCAGGTGGTTGAGGATGGGCAGGGGATCATCACCATCGAGATCAACGGGCGGATCACCCCGCAGACGGTGGATGCGCTGGCCGAGCAGATCGCGCGCTTCAGCGGTGAGGGGCGTTCGCTGCGCCTCCTGGCAAGGGTCCGCCACTATGAGGGGTTCGATCCGGCCCTGCTGATCGATCCCAAATATGTCGAACTCAAGTTGTCGCTGCTGCGGCGTGTAGCGCGTTATGCGCTGGTGGGCGGGCCGGACTGGATGGCGCGGATCGCCGCTCTGGCCGATCCGTTGCTGACCATGGATTTGCGGCACTTCCCCATCGAGGAGGAAGATGCCGCGCGCAGCTGGCTGCTGGAGATGAATGGCAAGGTCTGA
- the egtB gene encoding ergothioneine biosynthesis protein EgtB: protein MATTLPPGRATQDHPALSEHYTQVRALTEALVAPLSDADATVQSMADASPAKWHLAHTTWFFETFVLRDHVPAYHLHDADWPFLFNSYYEAEGQRLLRSARGMLSRPSLADILTYREAVDHALLRALPHLSPSALELVRLGCQHEQQHQELLLTDILHAFSTNPLEPALWPEQPPTPASTTPPPHGWIAGRTGLAEIGHTPRQGLFAFDCEEPGHTTFLAPHALADRTVTNGEWISFIESGGYDDARLWLSDGWAWRKAEGITAPLYWRQDDEGWTQFTLAGRKALDPAAPVCHISLYEADAFASWAGARLPTEMEWEASARAYDSMKGHQLDAPGALRPIADKSPAFFGNVWEWTGSAYRPYPGFRAAPGAVGEYNGKFMSGQFVLRGGSCATPRGHLRASYRNFFYPHQRWQFMGLRLARDLA, encoded by the coding sequence ATGGCCACCACCTTGCCTCCGGGCCGCGCCACGCAGGATCACCCCGCGCTTTCGGAGCATTACACGCAGGTCCGCGCCCTGACCGAGGCGCTGGTTGCGCCTTTGTCGGATGCCGATGCCACGGTGCAGTCGATGGCGGATGCCTCGCCCGCAAAATGGCATCTGGCGCATACCACATGGTTCTTCGAGACCTTCGTGCTGCGCGACCATGTGCCTGCCTATCATCTGCACGATGCCGACTGGCCCTTCCTGTTCAACAGCTATTACGAGGCCGAGGGGCAACGCCTGCTCCGCTCGGCACGTGGCATGCTTTCGCGCCCTTCTCTGGCCGACATCCTGACCTATCGCGAGGCGGTGGATCACGCCCTGCTGCGCGCCTTGCCCCACCTCTCTCCCTCCGCGCTGGAGCTGGTGAGGCTGGGCTGCCAGCATGAGCAGCAGCATCAGGAACTGCTGCTGACCGATATCCTCCACGCCTTCTCGACCAACCCGCTCGAACCGGCGCTATGGCCAGAGCAGCCTCCCACTCCTGCCTCCACCACCCCGCCCCCGCATGGCTGGATCGCCGGGCGTACCGGTCTGGCCGAGATCGGCCATACGCCCCGCCAGGGCCTTTTCGCCTTCGACTGCGAGGAGCCCGGCCACACCACCTTCCTCGCCCCGCATGCTCTGGCCGACCGCACGGTGACCAATGGCGAGTGGATCAGCTTTATCGAAAGCGGCGGCTATGATGACGCGCGGCTCTGGCTCTCCGATGGCTGGGCATGGCGCAAAGCGGAAGGCATCACCGCCCCGCTTTATTGGCGGCAGGATGATGAGGGCTGGACCCAGTTCACCTTGGCGGGGCGAAAGGCGCTCGATCCGGCAGCGCCCGTCTGCCATATCAGCCTTTATGAAGCCGATGCCTTTGCCAGCTGGGCCGGAGCGCGCCTGCCCACCGAAATGGAATGGGAGGCCTCTGCCAGGGCCTATGATTCCATGAAGGGCCACCAGCTGGATGCCCCCGGCGCGCTGCGCCCCATCGCGGACAAAAGCCCGGCCTTCTTCGGCAATGTCTGGGAATGGACGGGCAGCGCCTATCGTCCCTATCCCGGCTTTCGCGCCGCACCCGGGGCTGTCGGCGAGTACAATGGCAAGTTCATGAGCGGGCAATTCGTGCTGCGCGGCGGCAGTTGTGCCACGCCGCGCGGCCATCTGCGCGCCTCCTACCGCAACTTCTTCTACCCCCATCAGCGCTGGCAATTCATGGGCCTGCGGCTGGCACGGGATCTGGCGTGA
- a CDS encoding DUF3857 domain-containing protein translates to MRIPPARPSIPAALLTMLLTSTLLASTAAPARAGDQPLYQPAPDWVVATPQADGAGSGAGQPTLRTFDEQKRISHGEVWTYAVTATRIDTPEGLQRVGTSTLKWAPEHGDLIIHGVTILRGGQRIDVLAKGARYTVLRREEKLESLQLDGTLTATLSIEGLQVGDIIETRFSVTAKDAALQGHISTSAQLLAQPVQLGFGRVRVLWSDAETIRWKTYLDGVTPAESTRPGWHEWLVTLPVAKQPDAAAQAPGRFNWLAVAQFSDFADWGEVSKVMAPLYRVDVPSAAITKGGDLDQEIARIAAASADPRRRTALALQLVQDKIRYFAVSMSGGNLVPQPPEKTWTLRYGDCKAKTLLLLAVLHRLGIEAEPAMASLSNGDRVQGSLPSMAAFDHVMVLAHVGGKVLWLDGTGLGTREADLDDVPAYGWVLPVRADGKAELLAAPLHPPARPNAEVHYDVDLRAGVGLMAPFRVTLTLRGGGIGQVNSLLGNLDAEGKANVLRVLLSNAAAGGRRIFVAPQLSYDPQSGEGTITASGVVLSDWTRADSRYSFDPKLVQASAYPDRSRAIWQSIPVALGQPQHGVTVESFQLPRGGQGIAMQGEGDQQRALPLGGSSHVHAELKDGTWRLTLENLRSGGEMPAADIPAMRRADADFIARMPHLRTDAGYPAPWQNVEAAKRDHLVDTTLANLAQWIAEKPDDAERYRLRAAFYAEIFEREKAIADLDKALELKGDKQLHIQRASLYEALGDKTRATADLKAAYDLDPADTAVLNRLSNVQAWAGGVDEALTRLDGLIANGGQKQPFYQARKGEVLARRGDVAGAVAQMDAALAKREGNAVLLNDRCWVKGLLNTDLDNALGDCSKSIQIGGNSTAPALGSRGLVQLRLHHAKEAIADFNQALDLRPGHAVDYFLRALAEREAGDGDAAKRDLAAARLLFPALEQWYASFGLHW, encoded by the coding sequence ATGCGAATCCCCCCTGCGCGTCCCTCGATCCCTGCCGCCTTGCTGACCATGCTGTTGACCTCCACGCTGTTGGCCTCCACCGCCGCGCCCGCCCGGGCCGGAGACCAGCCGCTCTATCAACCGGCGCCGGATTGGGTGGTGGCCACACCTCAGGCCGATGGCGCGGGCAGCGGGGCAGGCCAGCCCACCTTGCGCACCTTTGACGAACAGAAGCGCATCAGCCATGGCGAGGTCTGGACCTATGCCGTCACCGCCACGCGCATCGATACGCCCGAGGGCTTGCAGCGCGTGGGCACCTCCACGCTGAAATGGGCGCCCGAACATGGCGATCTGATCATCCATGGGGTGACCATCCTGCGCGGCGGCCAGCGGATCGATGTGCTGGCCAAGGGCGCGCGCTACACCGTGCTGCGGCGCGAGGAAAAGCTGGAATCGCTCCAGCTTGACGGCACGCTGACGGCAACGCTCTCGATCGAGGGGCTTCAGGTTGGCGATATCATCGAGACCCGCTTTTCGGTGACCGCGAAGGATGCCGCGCTTCAGGGCCATATCAGCACCTCGGCGCAATTGCTGGCGCAGCCGGTGCAGCTTGGCTTCGGGCGGGTGCGCGTGCTGTGGAGCGATGCCGAAACAATCCGCTGGAAGACCTATCTCGACGGCGTCACCCCGGCCGAAAGCACGCGCCCGGGCTGGCATGAGTGGCTGGTCACCCTGCCCGTGGCCAAGCAGCCCGATGCCGCGGCTCAGGCTCCGGGCCGCTTCAACTGGCTGGCCGTCGCACAATTCTCCGATTTTGCCGATTGGGGCGAGGTCAGCAAGGTGATGGCGCCGCTTTACCGGGTGGATGTGCCCTCGGCGGCGATCACCAAGGGGGGCGATCTGGATCAGGAGATCGCCCGCATCGCGGCGGCCAGTGCCGATCCGCGCCGCCGCACCGCTCTGGCGCTGCAACTGGTGCAGGACAAGATTCGCTACTTCGCCGTCTCGATGAGTGGCGGCAATCTCGTGCCTCAACCGCCCGAGAAGACCTGGACCCTGCGTTATGGCGACTGCAAGGCCAAGACGCTGCTGCTGCTGGCGGTGCTTCACCGGCTGGGCATCGAGGCCGAACCCGCCATGGCCAGCCTGAGCAATGGCGACCGCGTGCAGGGCAGCCTGCCTTCCATGGCGGCCTTCGATCATGTGATGGTGCTGGCACATGTCGGCGGCAAGGTGCTGTGGCTGGATGGCACCGGGCTGGGCACGCGTGAGGCCGATCTCGACGATGTGCCCGCCTATGGCTGGGTGCTGCCGGTGCGGGCCGATGGCAAGGCCGAACTGCTGGCCGCGCCGCTGCATCCGCCCGCCCGGCCCAATGCCGAGGTGCATTACGATGTCGATCTGCGCGCCGGTGTGGGGCTGATGGCGCCCTTCCGTGTCACCTTGACGCTGCGCGGCGGGGGTATCGGGCAGGTCAACTCGCTGCTCGGCAATCTCGATGCCGAGGGCAAGGCCAATGTGCTGCGCGTCTTGCTGAGCAATGCCGCAGCCGGGGGGCGCCGCATTTTCGTCGCACCGCAACTCAGCTACGATCCGCAGAGCGGCGAGGGCACGATCACCGCCAGCGGCGTGGTGCTCTCCGACTGGACGCGGGCCGACAGCCGCTACAGCTTCGATCCCAAGCTGGTGCAGGCCTCGGCCTATCCTGACCGCAGCCGCGCCATCTGGCAGAGCATTCCCGTCGCGCTGGGCCAGCCGCAGCATGGCGTGACGGTGGAGAGTTTCCAGCTGCCGCGCGGCGGGCAGGGCATCGCGATGCAGGGCGAGGGGGATCAGCAGCGCGCGCTTCCTCTGGGCGGCAGCAGCCATGTCCATGCCGAGCTGAAGGATGGCACCTGGCGCCTGACGCTGGAAAATCTGCGCAGCGGGGGAGAGATGCCCGCCGCCGATATTCCCGCCATGCGCCGCGCCGACGCCGATTTTATCGCGCGCATGCCGCATCTGCGCACCGATGCGGGCTATCCCGCGCCCTGGCAGAATGTCGAGGCCGCCAAACGCGACCATCTCGTCGACACCACCCTGGCCAATCTGGCGCAATGGATCGCCGAAAAGCCCGATGATGCCGAGCGTTATCGCCTGCGCGCCGCCTTCTATGCCGAGATTTTCGAACGCGAGAAGGCCATCGCCGATCTGGACAAGGCGCTGGAGCTGAAGGGTGACAAGCAGCTCCATATCCAGCGCGCCTCGCTCTATGAGGCGCTGGGGGACAAGACCCGCGCCACCGCCGATCTCAAGGCGGCCTATGATCTCGACCCTGCCGATACGGCTGTGCTCAACCGCCTGTCCAATGTTCAGGCCTGGGCCGGGGGCGTGGATGAGGCGCTGACGCGGCTCGACGGGCTGATCGCCAATGGCGGCCAGAAACAGCCTTTCTATCAGGCCCGCAAGGGTGAGGTGCTGGCCCGGCGCGGCGATGTGGCAGGGGCGGTGGCCCAGATGGATGCGGCGCTGGCCAAGCGTGAGGGCAATGCCGTGCTGCTCAACGATCGCTGCTGGGTGAAGGGGCTGCTGAACACCGATCTCGACAATGCGCTGGGCGATTGCAGCAAGTCGATCCAGATCGGCGGGAACAGCACGGCGCCCGCATTGGGCAGCCGGGGGCTGGTGCAGCTGCGGCTGCATCATGCGAAGGAGGCGATTGCCGATTTCAATCAGGCGCTGGATCTGCGCCCGGGTCATGCCGTCGACTATTTCCTGCGCGCGCTGGCTGAGCGCGAGGCCGGGGATGGCGATGCGGCAAAGCGCGATCTGGCGGCGGCCCGGCTGCTGTTTCCCGCGCTTGAGCAATGGTACGCCAGCTTCGGCCTGCACTGGTAG
- a CDS encoding HlyD family efflux transporter periplasmic adaptor subunit has translation MAEADLNSVSQSQDDAARTQKRKKLLTGIAAAVVVAGLVAGGWYVLIGSRHVTTDNAYVGADTATITPMVAGQVAEVNVQDTQVVHKGDVLVRIDPRDAQIALNQAEADLAKAKRQYGQTTFAGQALATQIKARQAMIVSAQAQLSSAQAAYDKAKIDLDRRRTLAPKGAVSGDELTIATNAFAAARASLEQARASVAQAGSDKGVAQGNFSATDALISGTTLTNNPDVLAAQAKVDQAKLDLERTVIRAPIDGVVSGRAVQVGQRVAAGNTLMRVVPVGALYVDANYKESQLEKVKPGQAVELTSDLYGSGVVFHGKVAGFSGGTGSAFALIPAQNATGNWIKIVQRLPVRVMLDPKELADHPLRVGLSMDADINIASGN, from the coding sequence ATGGCTGAAGCCGATCTCAACTCCGTTTCGCAGTCTCAGGACGATGCGGCCCGCACGCAAAAGCGCAAGAAGCTGCTCACCGGCATTGCCGCCGCTGTGGTGGTGGCCGGGCTGGTCGCGGGTGGCTGGTATGTGCTGATCGGCAGCCGCCATGTCACCACGGACAACGCCTATGTCGGCGCCGACACCGCCACCATCACCCCGATGGTGGCCGGGCAGGTCGCCGAGGTGAATGTGCAGGACACGCAGGTCGTCCATAAGGGCGATGTGCTGGTGCGCATCGACCCGCGTGACGCGCAGATCGCCCTGAATCAGGCTGAAGCAGATCTGGCCAAGGCCAAGCGCCAGTATGGGCAGACCACCTTTGCCGGACAGGCGCTGGCCACGCAGATCAAGGCCCGTCAGGCCATGATCGTCAGCGCTCAGGCCCAGCTGTCCTCGGCACAGGCCGCCTATGACAAGGCGAAGATCGATCTGGATCGCCGCCGCACACTGGCCCCCAAGGGTGCCGTTTCGGGCGACGAGCTGACCATCGCCACCAACGCCTTCGCCGCTGCCAGGGCCAGCCTTGAGCAGGCCCGCGCCTCCGTGGCGCAGGCCGGGTCGGACAAGGGCGTGGCACAGGGCAACTTCTCGGCCACCGATGCGCTGATCAGCGGCACCACGCTGACCAACAACCCCGATGTGCTGGCGGCGCAGGCCAAGGTCGATCAGGCCAAGCTGGATCTGGAGCGCACCGTGATCCGCGCGCCCATCGATGGCGTGGTCTCGGGCCGCGCGGTGCAGGTCGGCCAGCGCGTGGCCGCGGGCAACACGCTGATGCGTGTGGTGCCGGTGGGCGCGCTCTATGTCGATGCCAATTACAAGGAAAGCCAGCTGGAGAAGGTCAAGCCCGGCCAGGCGGTCGAGCTGACCTCCGACCTCTACGGCAGCGGCGTGGTGTTCCATGGCAAGGTCGCCGGTTTCTCGGGCGGCACCGGTTCGGCCTTCGCGCTGATCCCGGCGCAGAACGCCACCGGCAACTGGATCAAGATCGTGCAGCGCCTGCCCGTGCGCGTGATGCTCGATCCCAAGGAGCTGGCGGATCATCCCCTGCGCGTCGGCCTGTCGATGGACGCTGACATCAACATCGCAAGCGGGAACTGA
- a CDS encoding glutathione S-transferase yields the protein MADYDLYYWPVPFRGQFIRAILTFAGKTWREQDADTIGQLLETAPKEQPIPFMGPPVLIDHGHDFVLAQMPAIALYLGETLDLLPATPQARALTAKVVNDANDVLDEMTRDGGSQMWDAASWQAFLPRLQRWMTIWDATGASHGLTATDGFLLGTHEPGVADIVTATLWATMGDRFPDLAALLRQTAPSIAALTRRMQAYPTLARLSRESRETYGDAWCGGQIEASLRQVLQQA from the coding sequence ATGGCTGACTATGATCTCTACTACTGGCCCGTGCCCTTTCGCGGGCAGTTTATCCGCGCAATCCTGACCTTCGCGGGCAAGACATGGCGCGAACAGGACGCCGACACCATCGGCCAACTGCTGGAAACCGCGCCAAAGGAGCAGCCGATCCCCTTTATGGGTCCGCCAGTGCTGATCGATCATGGGCATGACTTCGTTCTGGCGCAGATGCCCGCCATCGCGCTCTATCTGGGCGAGACGCTGGATCTGCTGCCCGCCACGCCTCAGGCCCGCGCGCTGACGGCCAAAGTCGTCAATGATGCCAATGATGTGCTGGACGAAATGACCCGCGATGGCGGCAGCCAGATGTGGGATGCGGCTTCATGGCAGGCCTTCCTCCCCCGCCTGCAACGCTGGATGACCATCTGGGACGCCACCGGCGCAAGCCATGGCCTCACCGCCACTGATGGCTTCCTGCTGGGCACGCATGAACCGGGCGTCGCCGATATCGTCACCGCCACGCTCTGGGCCACGATGGGCGATCGCTTCCCCGATCTGGCTGCTTTGCTGCGCCAGACCGCGCCCAGCATCGCCGCCCTGACCCGGCGGATGCAGGCCTATCCCACCCTTGCCCGGCTCAGCCGCGAGAGCCGCGAGACCTATGGCGACGCCTGGTGCGGCGGCCAGATCGAGGCCTCGCTGCGGCAGGTGCTGCAACAGGCGTGA
- a CDS encoding DHA2 family efflux MFS transporter permease subunit gives MAGPASSKPALPPDQLLQGSSLLIAAFALALSNFMVVLDTTIANVSVEHIAGGLAISSSQGTWIITSYSVAEAVCVPLTGFLSQRYGAVKTFIMGMAGFAVFSALCGMSTTLPMLVICRLGQGFCGGPLMPLTQTLLLRIFPKEKHGAAMGMWAMTTVTAPILGPILGGTISDNWSWHWIFFINLPVAAVCLFISMRYLRAAETPTVAARIDKVGLALLVGWVACLQIMLDLGHDRDWFNNNLILSLGILAAIGFLVFCAWEFTEKHPVVDLKVLRHRGFTVATLAMAACFGTYFTSAVIIPQWLQSSQGYTATYAGYVTAFSGMSAVVVSPLVARWVTRVDPRLLVFLGITWLGVTTLMRAHWNSSGDFWTFAFPQLLQGIGLPLFFVPVTTIALGAVSPEETASAAGVMSFLRTLSGAVATSIVTTAWDSDSRISRNELVSQMNSGPTRDALDTAGFSLGQIRGMIEQQIATQSTAVATTHIFLASSFLFFGSALIIWLAPRPRGKVDTSAAH, from the coding sequence ATGGCTGGACCGGCTTCGTCGAAGCCGGCGCTGCCGCCCGATCAGCTACTCCAGGGCTCATCCCTGCTGATCGCGGCCTTCGCGCTGGCGCTGAGCAACTTCATGGTGGTGCTCGACACCACCATCGCCAACGTCTCGGTGGAGCATATCGCGGGCGGTCTCGCGATTTCCTCCAGCCAGGGCACCTGGATCATCACCTCCTATTCGGTGGCCGAAGCGGTCTGCGTGCCGCTGACAGGCTTCCTCTCGCAGCGCTATGGCGCGGTGAAGACCTTCATCATGGGCATGGCCGGCTTTGCGGTGTTCTCCGCGCTGTGCGGCATGTCCACCACCCTGCCCATGCTGGTGATCTGCCGTCTGGGTCAGGGCTTCTGCGGCGGCCCGCTGATGCCGCTGACGCAGACCCTGCTGCTGCGCATCTTCCCCAAGGAGAAGCACGGCGCGGCGATGGGCATGTGGGCGATGACCACGGTGACGGCGCCGATTCTGGGCCCGATCCTTGGCGGCACCATTTCCGACAACTGGTCATGGCACTGGATCTTCTTCATCAACCTGCCGGTGGCGGCGGTCTGCCTGTTCATCTCCATGCGCTATCTGCGCGCGGCGGAAACGCCCACGGTTGCGGCCCGCATCGACAAGGTCGGTCTGGCGCTGCTGGTGGGCTGGGTCGCCTGCCTGCAGATCATGCTGGATCTTGGGCATGACCGTGACTGGTTCAACAACAACCTCATCCTGAGCCTGGGCATTCTGGCGGCGATCGGTTTTCTGGTCTTCTGTGCCTGGGAGTTTACCGAAAAGCATCCGGTGGTGGACCTCAAGGTGCTGCGCCATCGCGGTTTCACCGTGGCGACACTGGCCATGGCGGCCTGTTTCGGCACCTATTTCACCTCGGCGGTGATCATTCCGCAGTGGCTGCAGTCTTCGCAGGGCTATACCGCCACCTATGCCGGTTATGTCACGGCCTTCTCGGGCATGTCGGCAGTGGTGGTGTCTCCGCTGGTGGCGCGCTGGGTGACGCGGGTCGATCCGCGCCTGCTGGTGTTCCTGGGCATCACCTGGCTGGGCGTCACCACGCTGATGCGCGCCCATTGGAACAGCAGCGGCGATTTCTGGACCTTTGCCTTCCCGCAGCTGCTTCAGGGCATCGGCCTGCCGCTGTTCTTCGTGCCGGTGACCACCATTGCCCTTGGCGCGGTGAGCCCGGAGGAAACCGCCTCTGCCGCCGGTGTGATGAGCTTCTTGCGCACGCTTTCGGGCGCGGTGGCCACCTCCATCGTCACCACGGCATGGGACAGTGACTCGCGCATTTCGCGCAACGAGCTGGTCTCCCAGATGAACAGCGGGCCGACGCGTGACGCGCTGGATACGGCGGGCTTCTCGCTCGGCCAGATCCGGGGCATGATCGAGCAGCAGATCGCCACGCAAAGCACGGCTGTGGCCACGACGCATATCTTCCTGGCCTCGTCCTTCCTGTTCTTTGGCTCGGCGCTGATCATCTGGCTGGCACCGCGTCCGCGCGGCAAGGTGGACACCAGCGCCGCGCATTAA